In Flavivirga abyssicola, the following are encoded in one genomic region:
- a CDS encoding RNA polymerase sigma factor, with protein MMPQNQKSVCEEKNFKIIFEDYSEVIRNFVYYKCGDISKAEDITQDAFVKLWLNCKQVLFSKAKSYVMKVAQNTFYNLIKHEKVKLNYKVHLKSNYVNKESPDFIMEEKEFMVLLTKSINELPVKEREVFLLSRKDKKTYKEIAEIVGITQKAVERRMHLALLKLRSKIGEKI; from the coding sequence ATGATGCCTCAAAATCAAAAGTCTGTATGCGAAGAAAAAAATTTTAAGATAATTTTTGAAGATTATTCAGAAGTCATCAGAAACTTTGTTTACTATAAATGCGGAGATATTTCGAAAGCAGAAGATATTACACAAGACGCATTTGTAAAACTTTGGTTAAATTGTAAACAAGTACTATTTAGCAAAGCAAAGTCTTATGTAATGAAAGTAGCCCAAAACACTTTTTATAATTTAATAAAACATGAAAAAGTAAAATTAAATTACAAAGTACATTTAAAATCAAATTATGTCAATAAAGAAAGTCCCGATTTTATAATGGAAGAAAAAGAATTTATGGTGTTACTAACAAAAAGTATAAACGAGTTACCCGTAAAAGAGAGAGAAGTATTTTTATTGAGCAGAAAAGACAAAAAAACATACAAAGAAATTGCTGAGATTGTAGGAATAACACAAAAAGCTGTTGAACGAAGGATGCACCTCGCTTTATTAAAACTGAGGAGTAAAATTGGAGAAAAAATTTAA
- a CDS encoding aldose epimerase family protein: MANKFVFCFIILIVLFNCKENSKPIHTDSNSLISTKSKLDPKQFEKNIDGKKTKLFYLKNKNGLEATITNFGLRIVSLHVPDSNGNFKDIVLGFSSINDYLKPQAKYFGSIIGRYGNRIAKGSVLINQEEFRLTTNSGEHHLHGGHKGFNNVIWNVGKVSSNDIEFYRTSKDLEEGYPGNLKVSVNFKLTDNNELTVNYFATTDKTTIINLTHHPFFNLSGEGNTSINKHLLMINADYYTPINKSSIPTGEIAKVKETPFNFVSLKPIGKDINTKNQQLLYGKGYDHNFVLNDKSKDKYGINLVAKVVEPNSGRVMEVYTNEPGIQFYTGNFLNGETIGKSGKPYVSRSAFCLETQHFPDSPNHPNFPSTLLEPGETYKSTCIYKFKVEKN; this comes from the coding sequence ATTTTAATAGTTCTTTTTAATTGCAAAGAAAACTCAAAACCAATACACACCGATAGTAATTCTCTTATTAGTACTAAATCGAAATTAGATCCAAAGCAGTTTGAAAAAAATATAGACGGAAAAAAAACAAAACTCTTTTATTTAAAAAACAAGAATGGTTTAGAAGCTACCATTACCAATTTTGGTTTACGAATAGTGTCTTTACATGTACCTGACTCTAATGGTAACTTCAAAGATATCGTCTTAGGTTTTTCTTCAATCAACGATTATTTAAAACCGCAGGCAAAATATTTTGGTTCTATAATTGGCCGATATGGTAACAGAATAGCTAAAGGTAGTGTTCTAATCAATCAAGAAGAATTTAGACTAACTACCAATAGCGGAGAGCATCATTTACATGGTGGACATAAAGGCTTTAATAATGTTATTTGGAATGTTGGTAAAGTTTCTAGCAATGACATTGAGTTTTATAGAACCTCAAAAGATTTAGAAGAAGGATACCCTGGAAATTTAAAAGTTAGCGTAAATTTTAAATTAACGGACAATAATGAATTAACGGTAAATTATTTCGCTACAACTGATAAAACAACGATCATCAACCTTACCCATCACCCGTTTTTTAATCTATCTGGAGAAGGTAATACAAGTATAAACAAACATTTATTGATGATAAATGCAGACTATTATACACCAATAAACAAAAGTTCAATACCAACAGGTGAAATAGCTAAAGTTAAAGAAACACCGTTTAATTTTGTTAGTCTAAAACCGATTGGCAAAGATATAAACACAAAAAATCAGCAACTTTTATATGGAAAAGGTTATGATCATAATTTTGTTTTAAATGATAAGTCTAAAGATAAATATGGAATTAATTTAGTCGCAAAAGTAGTTGAACCAAATAGCGGAAGAGTTATGGAAGTTTATACCAACGAACCAGGTATTCAATTTTATACAGGTAATTTTTTAAATGGTGAAACTATTGGAAAAAGTGGTAAACCTTATGTATCCAGAAGTGCATTTTGTCTGGAGACACAGCACTTTCCCGATTCTCCAAATCATCCAAACTTCCCTTCTACATTATTAGAACCTGGTGAAACATATAAATCTACGTGTATATATAAATTTAAGGTAGAAAAAAATTAA